The Streptomyces collinus DNA segment GATGCGGTAGCCCTTGAGTTTCGCCGCCATGGCCAGGGAGATGCCGGTGTTGCCCGACGTCGGCTCCAGGATGGTGCAGCCCGGGGTCAGGCGGCCGTCCTTCTCCGCCTGCTCGATCATGTGCAGGGCCGGACGGTCCTTGACCGATCCCGTCGGGTTGCGGTCCTCCAGCTTCGCCCAGATGCGGACGTCGGCGGACGGCGACAGCCGCGGCAGGCGCACCAGAGGGGTGTTGCCGACCGCGGCCAGGGGGGAGTCGTAACGCATCGGTGATCAGACCATGCCGCCGGCCACGGCCGGCAGGATCGTGACGTTGTCGCCGTCCGACAGCTTGGTGTTGATGCCGTCGAGGAAGCGGACGTCCTCGTCGTTCAGGTAGACGTTGACGAAGCGGCGCAGGCTGTCGCCGTCCACGATGCGGGCCTGGATGCCGGCGTGGCGGGTTTCGAGGTCGGTGAACAGGTCGGCGAGGGTGTCACCGCTGCCCTCCACCGCCTTCTGACCGTCGGTGTAGGTGCGGAGGATGGTCGGGATGCGGACCTCGATGGCCATGGCTTCAG contains these protein-coding regions:
- a CDS encoding MoaD/ThiS family protein — its product is MAIEVRIPTILRTYTDGQKAVEGSGDTLADLFTDLETRHAGIQARIVDGDSLRRFVNVYLNDEDVRFLDGINTKLSDGDNVTILPAVAGGMV